A genomic window from Streptomyces mirabilis includes:
- the dapF gene encoding diaminopimelate epimerase yields the protein MSTRIAFLKGHGTENDFVIVPDPENAIDLPPTAVAALCDRRAGIGGDGLLHVVRSAAHPEAKEMAAEAEWFMDYRNGDGSVAEMCGNGVRVFARYLQRAGHVAEGDIAVATRGGVKSVHLDGDGAVTVGMGKAVLPEGDVTVSVGERSWPARNVNMGNPHAVAFVDDLAHAGNLFTPPPFAPAAAYPDGVNVEFVVDRGPQHVAVRVHERGSGETRSCGTGACAVAVAAARRDGADPAVTGTPSTYTVDVPGGRLVITERPDGEIEMTGPAVIVAEGEFDAEWLGTVPF from the coding sequence ATGAGCACGCGGATCGCCTTCCTCAAGGGTCACGGGACCGAGAACGACTTCGTGATCGTCCCGGACCCGGAGAACGCCATCGACCTGCCCCCGACCGCCGTGGCCGCTTTGTGCGACCGCCGCGCGGGCATCGGCGGCGACGGTCTGCTGCATGTCGTTCGGTCCGCCGCGCACCCCGAGGCCAAGGAGATGGCGGCCGAAGCGGAGTGGTTCATGGACTACCGCAACGGCGACGGCTCGGTCGCGGAGATGTGCGGCAACGGAGTGCGGGTGTTCGCGCGCTACCTCCAGCGTGCCGGACACGTGGCCGAGGGAGACATCGCGGTCGCCACGCGCGGGGGCGTGAAGAGCGTGCACCTCGACGGTGACGGCGCCGTCACCGTCGGCATGGGCAAGGCGGTCCTCCCCGAAGGGGACGTCACCGTGAGCGTCGGCGAGCGCAGCTGGCCCGCGCGCAACGTCAATATGGGCAACCCGCACGCCGTCGCCTTCGTGGACGACCTCGCGCACGCCGGCAACCTGTTCACGCCGCCGCCGTTCGCTCCGGCCGCGGCCTACCCGGACGGGGTGAACGTCGAATTCGTGGTGGACCGGGGGCCGCAGCACGTCGCCGTGCGCGTCCACGAGCGCGGCTCCGGGGAGACCCGGTCGTGCGGTACGGGCGCGTGCGCCGTGGCCGTCGCGGCGGCCCGTCGTGACGGAGCCGACCCGGCTGTGACGGGGACTCCGTCGACGTACACCGTCGACGTGCCCGGCGGCCGTCTGGTGATCACCGAGCGCCCGGACGGCGAGATCGAGATGACCGGCCCCGCGGTGATCGTCGCCGAGGGCGAGTTCGACGCGGAGTGGCTGGGCACCGTCCCGTTCTGA
- a CDS encoding RelA/SpoT family protein, with the protein MSAEATNPATPAPATPSPELSASPPLSTSLERGDPHEQGAPPSHRRKSRPRIDLRRLGRAALLGTTPRDRLPDAIGHVAEAHRAHHPDANMEPLRRAYVLAESSHRGQMRKSGEPYITHPLAVTLILAELGAETTTLTASLLHDTVEDTEVTLDQVREEFGDEVCYLVDGVTKLEKVDYGAAAEPETFRKMLVATGNDVRVMSIKLADRLHNMRTLGVMRPEKQARIAKVTRDVLIPLAERLGVQALKTELEDLVFAILHPEEYEHTRELIVDNASRASDPLAEIAEEVRTVLREAGIPAEVLIRPRHFVSVHRVSRKRGPMRGADFGRLLVLVNEDADCYGVLGELHTCLTPVVSEFKDFIAVPKFNLYQSLHTAVASGDGEIAEVLIRTHQMHKVAEAGVIALGNPYAPPSEEQSDEQSEGRPGVGGRPVDGERVDPTRPGWLSRLLDWQEGAPDPDTFWSTLREDLAQDREITVFRADGGSLGLPEGASCVDAAYAQYGEDAHACIGARVNGRLATLSTVLKDGDTVQLLMGQEPASEPSREWLEHAHTPAARIAIQRWLAAHPSPVATEEPAAREAPETTEPPAAARRPSAEAPAGRPTDAPAARPAAANVVVDQPGASVRLAGCCTPVPPDEVTGFAVRGGVVTVHRVECAGVARMKNSGRAEVEVRWGDTTECRVTLVAESFGRPHLLADLTEAIALEGVAIVSATVEPPSQQRVRHTYTLQLPDAAHLPGLMRAMRNVPGVYDVSRAQHAAAATQ; encoded by the coding sequence ATGAGTGCGGAGGCGACGAACCCCGCGACGCCAGCCCCTGCAACGCCCTCCCCCGAGCTCTCGGCCTCTCCCCCACTCTCGACTTCGCTCGAGCGGGGGGACCCCCATGAGCAGGGGGCACCCCCATCGCACCGCAGGAAGAGCCGTCCCCGGATCGATCTGCGCCGCCTCGGCCGCGCCGCGCTGCTCGGTACGACGCCCCGCGACCGGCTGCCCGACGCGATCGGTCACGTGGCCGAGGCACATCGCGCGCACCACCCCGACGCGAACATGGAACCGCTGCGCCGGGCCTACGTACTGGCGGAGTCCTCGCACCGCGGCCAGATGCGCAAGAGCGGTGAGCCGTACATCACCCACCCGCTCGCCGTGACCCTGATCCTCGCCGAACTTGGCGCGGAGACCACGACGTTGACCGCCTCCCTGCTCCACGACACCGTCGAGGACACGGAAGTGACCCTCGATCAGGTACGCGAGGAGTTCGGCGACGAGGTCTGCTATCTCGTGGACGGCGTCACCAAGCTGGAAAAGGTGGACTACGGGGCGGCCGCCGAGCCCGAGACGTTCCGCAAGATGCTCGTCGCCACCGGCAACGACGTCCGCGTGATGTCGATCAAACTCGCCGACCGGCTGCACAACATGCGCACGCTCGGCGTCATGCGCCCCGAGAAACAGGCGCGCATCGCCAAGGTCACCAGGGACGTACTGATCCCGCTCGCCGAACGGCTCGGCGTCCAGGCGCTCAAGACCGAGCTGGAGGACCTCGTCTTCGCGATCCTGCACCCCGAGGAGTACGAGCACACCAGGGAACTCATCGTCGACAACGCCTCGCGCGCGAGCGACCCGCTGGCCGAGATCGCCGAGGAGGTGCGCACGGTCCTGCGCGAGGCCGGGATCCCGGCCGAAGTCCTCATCAGGCCACGGCACTTCGTCTCCGTGCATCGCGTGTCACGCAAACGCGGGCCCATGCGTGGTGCCGACTTCGGACGGCTCCTGGTGCTCGTGAACGAGGACGCGGACTGCTACGGGGTCCTCGGCGAACTGCACACCTGTCTCACCCCGGTCGTCTCGGAGTTCAAGGACTTCATCGCGGTCCCCAAGTTCAACCTGTACCAGTCGCTGCACACGGCTGTCGCGAGCGGCGACGGCGAGATCGCCGAAGTCCTCATCCGCACCCACCAGATGCACAAGGTCGCCGAGGCCGGGGTCATCGCCCTCGGCAATCCCTACGCTCCTCCTTCGGAGGAGCAGTCGGACGAGCAGTCCGAGGGTCGGCCGGGTGTCGGCGGGCGCCCGGTGGACGGCGAGCGGGTGGACCCCACCCGCCCCGGCTGGCTCTCCCGGCTCCTCGACTGGCAGGAGGGCGCCCCGGACCCGGACACGTTCTGGTCCACGCTGCGCGAAGACCTCGCCCAGGACCGCGAGATCACCGTCTTCCGCGCAGACGGCGGCTCGTTGGGCCTTCCGGAGGGCGCCAGTTGTGTGGACGCCGCCTACGCGCAGTACGGCGAGGACGCGCACGCCTGCATCGGCGCCCGCGTCAACGGCCGCCTGGCGACGCTCAGTACGGTCCTGAAGGACGGCGACACCGTGCAGCTCCTCATGGGTCAGGAGCCCGCCTCGGAGCCCTCCAGAGAGTGGCTGGAGCACGCGCACACGCCCGCCGCGCGGATCGCCATCCAGCGGTGGCTGGCCGCACACCCCTCACCCGTCGCCACGGAGGAACCGGCGGCCCGGGAAGCCCCGGAAACCACCGAGCCCCCGGCCGCGGCCCGCAGGCCGTCCGCCGAGGCGCCCGCGGGCCGCCCCACCGACGCCCCTGCCGCCCGCCCCGCCGCCGCGAACGTCGTCGTCGACCAGCCCGGCGCCTCCGTACGCCTCGCGGGCTGCTGTACGCCCGTACCGCCCGACGAGGTGACCGGCTTCGCCGTACGCGGGGGAGTGGTGACCGTCCACCGCGTGGAGTGCGCCGGAGTGGCGCGCATGAAGAACTCGGGGCGCGCGGAGGTGGAGGTGCGCTGGGGCGACACCACCGAGTGCCGGGTCACGCTGGTCGCCGAGTCCTTCGGACGCCCGCATCTGCTCGCCGACCTCACCGAAGCCATCGCCCTGGAGGGCGTCGCGATCGTCTCGGCCACCGTCGAACCCCCCAGCCAGCAGCGCGTACGCCACACGTACACGCTGCAACTCCCGGACGCGGCCCACCTTCCCGGGCTGATGCGCGCGATGCGGAACGTGCCGGGCGTGTACGACGTGAGCCGGGCGCAGCACGCGGCGGCTGCCACGCAGTAG
- the hflX gene encoding GTPase HflX, with product MTSSSSPSQDAQSLAQNYPEGLRADALMEEDVAWSHEIDGERDGEQFDRSERAALRRVAGLSTELEDVTEVEYRQLRLERVVLVGVWTTGTIQDADNSLAELAALAETAGALVLDGVVQRRDKPDAATYIGSGKANELRDIVLETGADTVICDGELSPGQLIHLEDVVKVKVIDRTALILDIFAQHAKSREGKAQVALAQMQYMLPRLRGWGQSLSRQMGGGKGGGLATRGPGETKIETDRRRIREKMAKMRREIADMKTGREIKRQERRRNKVPSVAIAGYTNAGKSSLLNRLTGAGVLVENALFATLDPTVRRAETPSGRLYTLADTVGFVRHLPHHLVEAFRSTMEEVGGSDLILHVVDGSHPAPEEQLAAVREVIRDVGATDVPEIVVINKADAADPLVLQRLMRIEKRSIAVSARTGMNMDQLLALIDNELPRPSVEIEALVPYTHGRLVARAHSEGEVISEEHTPEGTLLKVRVHEELAADLAPYVPAPVAL from the coding sequence ATGACCTCCTCTTCTTCCCCTTCCCAGGACGCGCAGAGCCTCGCGCAGAACTACCCCGAAGGTCTTCGGGCCGATGCCCTGATGGAAGAGGACGTCGCCTGGAGCCACGAGATCGACGGAGAGCGGGACGGCGAACAGTTCGATCGCTCCGAGCGCGCGGCCCTGCGCCGTGTGGCGGGCCTCTCCACCGAGCTCGAGGACGTCACCGAGGTCGAGTACCGACAGCTCCGTCTGGAGCGCGTCGTCCTCGTCGGTGTGTGGACCACGGGAACGATTCAGGACGCGGACAACTCGCTCGCCGAGCTGGCAGCCCTCGCGGAGACCGCGGGCGCGCTCGTGCTCGACGGCGTCGTCCAGCGCCGGGACAAGCCCGACGCGGCGACGTACATCGGATCCGGCAAGGCCAACGAGCTGCGGGACATCGTCCTGGAGACCGGCGCCGACACCGTGATCTGCGACGGTGAGCTGAGCCCCGGCCAGCTGATCCACCTCGAGGACGTCGTCAAGGTCAAGGTCATCGACCGTACGGCCCTGATCCTCGACATCTTCGCCCAGCACGCCAAGTCCCGAGAGGGCAAGGCGCAGGTCGCGCTCGCGCAGATGCAGTACATGCTGCCGAGGCTGCGCGGCTGGGGTCAGTCGCTGTCCCGTCAGATGGGCGGCGGCAAGGGCGGCGGCCTCGCCACCCGTGGTCCCGGTGAGACCAAGATCGAGACGGACCGGCGTCGTATCCGCGAGAAGATGGCGAAGATGCGCCGGGAGATCGCGGACATGAAGACCGGCCGCGAGATCAAGCGCCAGGAGCGACGCAGGAACAAGGTGCCCTCGGTCGCCATCGCCGGCTACACCAACGCAGGCAAGTCCTCTCTGCTCAACCGCCTCACCGGCGCGGGCGTGCTCGTCGAGAACGCGCTGTTCGCGACCCTCGACCCGACCGTGCGCCGGGCCGAGACCCCGAGCGGGCGGCTGTACACCCTGGCCGACACGGTCGGGTTCGTACGTCACCTGCCGCACCACCTCGTCGAGGCGTTCCGCTCCACGATGGAGGAGGTCGGCGGCTCCGACCTGATCCTGCACGTGGTGGACGGCTCGCACCCGGCGCCGGAGGAGCAGCTGGCCGCCGTGCGCGAGGTCATCCGCGACGTCGGCGCGACGGACGTGCCCGAGATCGTGGTGATCAACAAGGCGGACGCGGCCGACCCGCTGGTCCTCCAGCGGCTGATGCGGATCGAGAAGCGTTCTATCGCGGTCTCGGCCCGCACCGGTATGAACATGGACCAGTTGCTCGCGCTCATCGACAACGAGCTGCCCCGCCCCTCGGTCGAGATCGAGGCGCTCGTGCCGTACACGCACGGCAGGCTGGTCGCGCGCGCCCACTCCGAGGGTGAGGTGATCTCCGAGGAGCACACCCCGGAGGGCACCCTGCTCAAGGTGCGGGTGCACGAGGAACTGGCGGCCGACCTCGCGCCGTACGTTCCGGCGCCCGTCGCGCTCTAG